In Triticum urartu cultivar G1812 chromosome 6, Tu2.1, whole genome shotgun sequence, the following proteins share a genomic window:
- the LOC125515845 gene encoding uncharacterized protein LOC125515845 — protein MWSLRNSRRKTDVVGDCIDKLHEKRRAVREEGMEALEGFVPVDELDYRYFTVFDRCCASLRKGACREATLAYRAIGLLALTVGAATADGVDCSKDILEKALPVLEETLHAPSSGATTMVASLDCLAAVTLAGTRRPEDAAPSVEAVWGAIRRAEDETKPSPEVLAAAVRAFALLLTTVGDLRSYPCTVKEAIIPFHDLAELLECEHPDVRIAAGEALAVCAELNLTQHASPEDIQVIEMILFDLVADASGGQNLTEEQVEFFQQIADIMSQVGCPETEESMPSSYTSGRSVLRVSTWARLVQLNFLKRFLNKGFRKHLQDNLLFREQVDSSDAVGEADEQPAGKGRRRGGGREKRWSSAMRRDRDIAWESKNGFSLYD, from the exons ATGTGGAGCCTCCGCAACTCTCGTCGGAAGACCG ACGTCGTCGGCGACTGCATTGACAAGCTCCACGAGAAGCGCCGCGCAGTGCGCGAGGAGGGCATGGAGGCGCTGGAGGGCTTCGTCCCCGTCGACGAGCTCGACTACCGCTACTTCACCGTCTTCGATCGCTGCTGCGCCTCCCTCCGCAAGGGCGCCTGCAGGGAGGCCACGCTCGCCTACCGCGCCATCGGCCTCCTCGCGCTCACCGTAGGCGCCGCCACCGCCGATGGCGTCGATTGCTCCAAGGACATCCTGGAGAAAGCGCTCCCCGTCCTCGAGGAGACGCTGCATGCGCCGTCGTCCGGCGCGACGACCATGGTGGCCTCTCTCGATTGCCTCGCTGCCGTAACCCTCGCCGGCACTCGCCGCCCGGAGGACGCGGCCCCGTCCGTGGAGGCCGTGTGGGGCGCGATCAGGCGTGCCGAAGACGAGACGAAACCGAGCCCTGAGGTCCTGGCGGCCGCCGTGCGCGCGTTCGCCTTGCTCCTCACCACCGTCGGTGACTTGAGGTCGTACCCCTGCACCGTCAAAGAGGCCATCATCCCGTTCCACGACCTCGCCGAGCTCCTCGAGTGCGAACACCCCGACGTACGGATTGCCGCCGGCGAGGCGCTGGCCGTGTGCGCCGAGCTTAACCTGACGCAGCACGCCTCGCCCGAAGACATCCAAGTGATCGAGATGATACTGTTCGACCTCGTCGCCGATGCCAGCGGCGGCCAGAACCTCACGGAAGAGCAGGTTGAGTTCTTCCAGCAGATCGCCGACATCATGAGCCAAGTCGGTTGCCCGGAGACGGAGGAGTCGATGCCATCGTCGTACACGAGCGGGCGCAGCGTGCTCAGGGTGTCTACATGGGCGAGGCTGGTCCAGCTCAATTTCCTGAAGCGGTTCCTCAACAAGGGCTTCCGTAAGCACCTCCAGGACAACCTGCTCTTCCGGGAACAGGTGGACTCCAGCGACGCCGTAGGCGAGGCCGACGAACAGCCGGCCGGGAAGGGCAGGCGGCGCGGGGGTGGGAGGGAGAAACGGTGGAGCTCGGCCATGAGGAGGGATCGCGACATCGCATGGGAGAGCAAGAATGGTTTCTCCCTGTATGATTAG
- the LOC125515846 gene encoding adenine nucleotide transporter BT1, chloroplastic/amyloplastic/mitochondrial-like: MAAAMAATTMVTKNNRASLVMDKKNWLLRPVPEVAFPWSSQPESRSLDFPRRALFASVGLSLSHGAPPVAREHDGKARPADDVAHQLAAAGEAGVQKAQKAKKAKKQQLSLRKVRVKIGNPHLRRLVSGAIAGAVSRTFVAPLETIRTHLMVGSSGADSMAGVFRWIMRTEGWPGLFRGNAVNVLRVAPSKAIEHFTYDTAKKYLTPEAGEPAKVPIPTPLVAGALAGVASTLCTYPMELVKTRLTIEKDVYDNLLHAFVKIVRDEGPGELYRGLAPSLIGVVPYAAANFYAYETLRGVYRRASGKEEVGNVPTLLIGSAAGAIASTATFPLEVARKQMQVGAVGGRQVYKNVLHAMYCILKKEGTAGLYRGLGPSCIKLMPAAGISFMCYEACKKILVDEKEDGGAAEPQEETETGQAGGQAAPKSSNGDRP, encoded by the exons ATGGCGGCGGCAATGGCCGCGACGACAATGGTGACCAAGAACAACCGCGCCTCGCTCGTCATGGACAAGAAGAACTGGTTATTGCGGCCGGTCCCTGAGGTCGCCTTCCCTTGGAGCTCGCAGCCCGAGTCCAGGAGCTTGGACTTCCCACGCAGGGCTCTGTTCGCCAGCGTGGGACTCAGCCTGTCCCACGGCGCCCCGCCGGTAGCGCGCGAGCATGACGGGAAGGCTCGGCCCGCCGACGACGTCGCACACCAGCTCGCAGCCGCGGGCGAGGCGGGCGTCCAGAAGGCCCAGAAGGCGAAAAAGGCCAAAAAGCAGCAGCTGAGTCTGAGGAAGGTGAGGGTCAAGATCGGCAACCCGCACCTGCGGCGGCTGGTCAGCggcgccatcgccggcgccgTGTCGAGGACTTTCGTGGCGCCACTGGAGACGATCAGGACGCACCTGATGGTGGGGAGCTCCGGCGCCGACTCCATGGCCGGGGTTTTCCGGTGGATCATGCGGACGGAGGGGTGGCCCGGCCTCTTCCGCGGCAACGCCGTCAACGTCCTCCGCGTCGCGCCAAGCAAGGCCATCGAG CACTTCACTTACGACACGGCGAAGAAGTACCTGACCCCGGAGGCCGGCGAGCCAGCCAAGGTCCCCATCCCCACGCCGCTCGTCGCCGGAGCGCTCGCCGGAGTGGCCTCAACCCTGTGCACCTATCCCATGGAGCTCGTCAAGACCCGTCTCACCATCGAG AAGGACGTGTACGACAACCTCCTCCACGCGTTCGTCAAGATCGTGCGCGACGAAGGCCCGGGGGAGCTGTACCGCGGGCTGGCGCCGAGCCTGATCGGCGTGGTGCCGTACGCGGCGGCCAACTTCTACGCCTACGAGACGCTGCGCGGCGTGTACCGCCGCGCGTCGGGGAAAGAGGAGGTGGGCAACGTGCCGACGCTGCTGATCGGGTCCGCGGCGGGCGCCATAGCCAGCACGGCCACGTTCCCGCTGGAGGTGGCGCGGAAGCAGATGCAGGTGGGCGCCGTGGGCGGGAGGCAGGTGTACAAGAACGTGCTGCACGCCATGTACTGCATCCTCAAGAAGGAGGGCACCGCCGGGCTCTACCGCGGGCTCGGCCCCAGCTGCATCAAGCTCATGCCCGCCGCCGGCATCTCCTTCATGTGCTACGAGGCCTGCAAGAAGATACTTGTCGACGAGAAAGAAGACGGCGGCGCCGCCGAGCCCCAGGAGGAGACGGAGACCGGACAGGCAGGAGGACAGGCGGCGCCCAAGAGCTCGAACGGTGATCGGCCATGA